The genome window gaatttttttttccaaaaattacaaaagggttaatttttaatcaagattttgaagtttttcaaaataaaattttaaatttacaattttttttgtcgttttttgggttcttaaaaaaagtatttatttgtCCCTAAAACTACGGTAATTTATGATTACCGTGAGAATCGCGTAGACAATAATGAGCCGGAAACTGAAACGAAGCGAATCAACAAATCCGATGAGTACAATCAGCGTTGAGACACCCATTCCGATACAGCATACTGCAGACGTTAGgaatacctgaaaattgtttaaattaatacgaaaatctagttttttttctttttctttttttttgaaaaaaaaaaccataaaaaccTGTTAACCTGCCACTAACAGAAAAGTTCATATATTTCCAAATGTtatgtgtttttcaaaaaaattatacttatAAAACCATTGCCattttgatcaaaatattaaagtttcttccaaaatactttttttttcgttttcgaaaaaaaaaactcggatCATTCGAGTCATACCAAAAGCGTCGCCGGAATGTACAGAGCGCGTCCAGCGATGAGAAAAACGCGACGATGGAATCCGAAAACGTGGATAATGTTGTGAACAATACTGCAGACGAGGAGAAGTGTGAGAATGAAAATGACGAATGATGTTCCTTCGTATAGAAATGGAGCAAAGTAGAAGACGATCAGTGAGATGAGAGAGAAGAGCTGCAATTCAGattttgatataattttttaaaatattttttgttttcccgactctgtggaatttttaaatttttcaaatataaaattaaaattttaaattctaataatttccatccatttttttctgtaaaaaaaataaattattaataaatcgacattttccgatttttttctttttccaaaaaaaacccctGAAAAATCTAACATTTTGGGTTCTTTGGAAAAGctaggaaaaaaacaatttccttttttttagttaataattaaaattccgACGTTGTTGAGAACAtcttataaatttcaaatatttcttgtatttctctattaaaaaaacgcattttttgaaatcaaaattaacatAAATTGGATCGTTTCGGTgttttgtgagaaaataatgattaaaaaagaaatttaaatattttagattaatcggaattttagattttttcgacTATTGGAGAACACctaccaaatttcaaaaatttccgtttttaaaaattcgtatttCTTTCTTTTGATAAATCTTTATcctctctttttttaaattttctaaaaataaatagttttacgaatatttttgagaaagcaagatgattttttttaattaataaatactttttaacaaatatttacCGTCTGAAATCCCATAAGAACCCCGAAAGGCCATTGCATGAAGAATCGAAAATCAGCATTAGTTCGAACGGCTTCCATTCTGTAAAATGTGTGTGGAATGCTattctttttctctgtttATTCCGATAGTAAACAAATTACTAGAGAAGCAGCAGTAAGAGAAAGATATTCAGAGAAATAgaggaaaaatattgaaacgaCGATTAGACACTATATC of Caenorhabditis elegans chromosome II contains these proteins:
- the M106.8 gene encoding MARVEL domain-containing protein (Confirmed by transcript evidence) → MEAVRTNADFRFFMQWPFGVLMGFQTLFSLISLIVFYFAPFLYEGTSFVIFILTLLLVCSIVHNIIHVFGFHRRVFLIAGRALYIPATLLVFLTSAVCCIGMGVSTLIVLIGFVDSLRFSFRLIIVYAILTATCAILTFACTKIVMLLFRAAPNGQIKGLVQVVIEGDRTSKITGAHATSTTTTTTTTTTTTTTTNFV